The stretch of DNA ACTGCTGTAACATTGTCGTTGAATTGATGAATCCATCAAAGAAGGCATTCAGTCCCTCGCTTCGTTGTGTGGTGGACATACCCGCCCAAAAATTTCCTTTCAAATAGCAAGGCACCCACCGTTGTCTTTCTTCGTATAGTGTGCCCAACCACTCATTCTTATCCAACTCGTGATCATTTATTAATTGTTGCCACCCGGTCTCAAATTGGTGAACATTAACGATCTCGTAAACCAATGTCTTCAACTTGTTTTTGATAGTCTTGTAATGAGTATATCCTTGCAACTTTTCCGGGATCTTTTTCATTATATGCCATAAGCACCACCGGTGACGAGTATTTGGAAAAACAATCTCAATTGCATTTTGCATGGCCCTACACTGATCAGTTATAATGCCATCAGGTGACTTGTATGACATGCAATTATGCCAACAGTTAAAAAGCCACACAAAGGTTTCTGTATCTTCAGCTGACAACAAACCGCATCCTAATAATATAGACTGACCATGGTGATTGACTCCAACAAATGGTGCAAAGGGCATATCATATTTGTTGGTTAGATATGTAGTGTCAAAGGAGACAACATCTCCAAATTCTGCGCATGCTGCCCTACTACGTGCGTCAGCCCAAAATACATTTGATATTCTATTGTTATCATCGAAGTCAATTTCAAAGTAGAATTCATCGTTCATTTGTCTCATGTGAGAGAAGTGTGCCATCAATGCTTGGCCGTCTCCTTCCTTACCTAGTGCCCTTCTTTGTCGTCCTATATAATTCCTAACATCACGCTCCACAAAAGGAAGGTTCTCAAATCCGCCAACATCACAAACTAGTGATTGGAAGCTTTTGTTAATGCGGACGCCGGCTTCATCATTCATATCGAGTGTTCGCTTCACTTGCATGTTCAATTTTTTGTTGCCGCGCATCATTCTTGACTTCATAGGGCTTAGGTCATGATTGTGATGAAGTATCACATTCTTTATGTGCCACTGACCTCCTTTTTTAAGTGCTGTTATCCTTGCACCACAGTTCTTGGTTTTTGTTGGTTGGCTTTTCAATTCGGGAGGGATGGTGGACACGTACTTTCCTTCGCGGCTACAGACCAATTTCACAAAACATAATTCGTTGTCTTCTCCTTTACTTAAACTTCTCACACGGACACCAAATCCACATCTGATGGCGTATTGCTTGTAAAAGTCTTTAACCTTGTCCACTGTTTCAAAAATCATTCCAACCGTAGGTACGTCATCTAATTCATCCTCTTGGGTATGCGAAGGCATAGAATGAGGTAATGCTTCCGACTGCTCTATTTCGTTGTTGCATAAACTTATTTCTTCAAGTGAAATGGGGTTAAGTACGTCGGATGCCCACATTTCGCTTAGTTTGCcctacattatttaaaaaaaaaatacaacatttgCATTTTAGACAACAGAATATTAATATTGTCCGATGTCTAAATCGTTTTGGCAGaataacaaacacatacaaAATATATCGCTTCATCCCTTAATCAATATATcgctaaactaaaataaatggTGTGATATGTTGTGATAAATGTTAAAGAAGTCAAGTTCCAAACTTATAACAATGGAAAAGTGGACTGTGACAGTAAAATGCATTTTTAGTGGAGTAGACTAAGATGTTATAAATGAGGACCTTTACCTTTCACCCCCAAGGTCTTTGCGCATTCATTTCGGTTGGTATGAGCTGTAGACACAGATTAACTTCATTGCCGTCGGTGCGCCAGAGTAATGAAGACTTGTGTAATGATGTTTAGGTAGGTGGAAGAAGAAGTAAAAAGGTAAGGCTTGGCATTCAATGTAATAGGGTACATTCGGTTTGCTTCTTCAATACGTTAAATAAGGGCAATTTGGTCCATTCTAAATTTCGTacattatatcaattttttattgtcCATAAATAGCGGTGCTCAATTGCAGCTTCATCGTGCTCGTGTGCGCTTAATACAGAGGTATATAAGgaacttttttttcatatcaataTACAGCTGGGTTGATTTGACGGcttaattttcttatcttttctcgCAGTCGGCGTACAAGACGACAAGGGAATATGCAAGCATACGGTGCCGGTGGAAGTGTGTACAATGTGGGCAATTCATATCTAGCCGCCATTTTCAAGGACGGGAAAATGAAGGAGTACCGTGACGGGGTCCGCTTCGAAGGTTCCATTCCTAGTTTGTTCCGCATCCCATATTCTTGTACGATGCATCTTTTAACTGATCTGGTTATGAAGAGTTTGGACTTCAAATCCGATAACCATGTTAACAAGTTATACTTCAGGCAGCCCATCATGAATGAAAATGGACTTCTCATGTATCGGGCAACTGAATTATCATGTGATGACGATGTCATTTACATGCTTAAGTGTAAGCCAGAGTTTCCAATTAACTGCATTATAGAACTTTTTGTAACATTCACACGCTCGCCGACCCAAATACTGGAACTGTTAGAAAGAAGTCAGACTTCAACGGATGGAAGGCCAATGTGCATAGAAAGATGTGacttgttaatttattttggaGGAAGGCTTCGCCGAGCCACAGTTGTAGAGTGCCCTTACGGTCATGGGTTAAAGTTTAAATCTCACGCAGTGGTGAGAATGTCCATGCGCCACAACATCACATTCGTTGAGCTTGTTGATAAGTTATCGCATGGAATACGTTGTGGAGATCGAAAAGTCATCACAGAAATTAGTTATAGACGAGGAGTTAAAGTTTTAAACAACAAACTTTACCACGACCTTGTTGAAATCAAGTGCGACACTGATATTACCCAAATGATCCAACGATGGAAAGATGTTCAAAAAATTAGGAGAAAAGTAATTACTCCTCCAACTGCAGGTTATATCGAGCTTTTTTTACAAACCAAAGATATCCGGCCACCCACCCCAGAAGAATCGTACCAAGACATCAAGCCATGGTTGTATACCACCCCTTCGGGAGGTTTAGGCATCAAAAGCATGTGGGATTTAAATTGGTGATTGCACAAAACAGACAAATGTTGTTGCTTTCTTTGCTTTCGATTCCGCAAATGTATCTCCCTTAAATATTATGGTAAGTCGAAGGAAGTTTGGGCAAATATGAGTAAAGACATTGCAGTGTATTTATTACATGGTATTGAAAAAAGGAAGTTTGCAATCCGACAGGTTGGTGTAATTGAATGACATTGAATTCGTGTAATTAATTTCTACCAAACCTCGTAACCCTTATGCACATGTGCGGTAACCGCCGGTGCATATTACCCCCTGCCATTGAATGCAATCAGGAGTTGGGACTGTTGTAGCGATCCGACTTTCCCTATTTAATGCTGGTCATTTGCCAAAATAACACACATTCACTAACGTTCACAACACCCTTCACGGCTTGAACTAGGGTTTCTTGACGTGATCAAACATCGAGATGGCGGCCTCCGCAAGCAACCAACCGAGCAACTTTCTATGGACATTCACCACGCTCAACATCAAAAATAGGGTAATTTTGTCCTTGCTTCCCCCTCCCACCACTATCGTCTGCCATATTTTCTGACTTTTTTTGCTTCCATGTTTTTCCCCTTTGAAAAACAACGTGAATGGATGCTGCAGAATTTTGGCTATGTTGATAGGCATTTTGCTGTTGCCTATGCCGATGAACTCAGCGACAAATGGATGTGTGTGGACAGCAATGGGCAACTACACAAGTTGAGGTACAACCAGGATCCACGTTCGCCGAGACTCACCAAAGGTTGGGCCAAACTCAGGACGACGTTCAACATCCAAGGGAACGTACATGTGCAACTTAGATATTTAGGTAGCAACCAATTTGAAATTACCGTCTTCACAGGAAATTGCTCTGATCTAAACATGGACCGTTACCTGCATCTTGCGACAACAGAGAACGACAACTACATCCACTGCGTGAAGTTGACGAATGAGCAGGCAACCGGGGATCATTTGGTATGTTCGTCCAACACTTCAAAGTTGCACCGCATATTTTTAACACACACTGCATCTAATTTGGTTATCATTTTTTCCAGGATTTGAAGGGTGATATAACTGGGTTGATCCATAACAAGAACATTCAGAACCTGATGTTAGTCGGGCTAAAAACTGTTGTTACCTGCAAAATTCTTAATTTAGAAGCATCATACGCGACAAGGATCCTTGATGGTTGGAAGGAATTTTGCATTGACCATGGACTGAAAGAGGGTGATCTAGTCTTCTTTGAGATGGAGATGGCAGGAGATGATGAAGATGTTGAAGTTTTTGTCAATGAATGCATGTGTGATTTTTATCCATCCTACAAGCCAATTGTCATTGACAGCCCTTGAAGTAGTTCTTAGTTGGGtcaacttttttttgttatgaacTAATGAAATAGTCGTACCAGATGTCATGTTTTGAGGTTTAGTATGTTTTTTGTGTGTATCAAATGGGTCTTATTTTGGACATCTAACATCATGTATGACGATGAAGGTAGTACAactaaataataacaaattgcTTGTATGTATGTGTATTTACATTCAGAACTATACTAACTGTGTTTTTATTCACAAATAAGTGCTTAGCACTGCTAATCTTTTTGGACACATGAACAACAACATGAACAAGTGGAGTGTTACGTTACGTTAAATGCACACATGAACAACAACATGCGActtctacaataaatcaatcTACTAACTGGGTTTTTATTCACACATAAGTGCTTGGCTAGGCTAAATTTTTTGTACAACCAGTTTAAATCGACGTCCGTCGGATGAAGCACCCCGCAAATAGTGTAAATTGATAACTTTCACCCATTACGGTTTCCTCTCTTTGGTTTGATTTGGTATTCCCACCAACCTTTATTCTGAACTCAGAAGAATACAACTGTGTTGTTCTATTCGAATAAGTGGAGTGTTACGTTACGTTAAATGCACACATGAACAACAACATGCGActtctacaataaatcaatcTACTAACTGGGTTTTTATTCACACATAAGTGCTTGGCTAGGCTAAATTTTTTGTACAACCAGTTTAAATCGACGTCCGTCGGATAAAGCACCCCGCAAATAGTGTAAATTGATAACTTTCACCCATTACGGTTTCCTCTCTTTGGTTTGATTTGGTATTCCCACCAACCTTTATTCTGAACTCAGAAGAATACAACTGCCTCTCTATCTTCAAATAAATGCCTTTTTTACTGTACGTTAAATGCACGTCTGAACAGAAAGCAAGTATGAAAAGAAATGATCTTAAGTCATGGCATTTGTTAACTGAGTTTTTCTTCCCAATTAAGTGATTGGTTATGGAATTTTTTTTGCACATACGCACTTCGTTTACAAAACATTTGTAAGtccaaaaattactttttacatgCAACAATTACGCCTACTTGCGCTTGTATAAATGTTGCTACTGCcatcaaaaaaaattaacaaaccaccataaacatatataatcatTGGCATCAAAAAATTTGCCAATTCATCACTATCGAACGCATTAAGCGCCATTTTCCGCTTATGTACATCACATTTTCCTGTACGTGCAGAAGGGAaaccaaaatataaacaaattaaggtCACTTAAAGTTCTTTAACAAAACTTCTCCACACTAGTTTTTTAACACTAAAAACTAGTGTCTAAGGTAAAGATCATAGTACACAAGTACTTCTTCTCTGTTCTGGTTATCATCATGTAGAATCCATTCACAAATCAAATTTTGCCGTATTTGTTGAAGGTCCTCCTGCAACCAACAAACATGTTTAtgtgaaatttgaaatgaaaataacatcCATGAATAaccaaatttataattacttacAGTGGTGTATTCTGGCATGCAATTCCCATTGAATTTGGGAGTACCATCCCACagctcaataaattttaaaacgaTCACTCCACAATCATGCCTAACCAATTGTTAACCACACAATGTAAGGTTTCAGAACAACTGCAGGCAACTAATAAATTAACCTCcttcaaaaacaaacaaaattaattactcaCAGGTTTGGTTGAATGGGGGTCAAAGCATGTCGGATTTCAAACGATGGCTTGTTGTCCTCCTTACAATTTAACAATAACGAAAGAAACGTTTCCATGTTACGGGCCTGCAAACATCCTCACCCATAtgaatcaaatttatattaataattacaaatcacATAGTACAAgtcaaaaaacagaaaaaacttTCAAAGATCACACTAACCACACTATTGTCAATCCTCGTTCGTTTCTTTCGATTGTGTCCTAGAGAATCAAGCACAAGGAATTCCATTGTGTCCAATTTGACGGCATAACACCACCAATGATCGTCGTGTACAATTGGAGCAAACAACTAAAGTACATGTCACAAGTTAAACAACTTCATTATTAGGTGAAGTATACAAGCCAAAAATGAATTTAGAAACACAAATTTGTCAACATCTCAAATTTGGTACTTACAAATTCAGCGGTTAAGATTTCTTTCATGCTAACCAAATTGGAAGAAAAGAACATGTTGTAATCGCTTAACTTCCAAACACGTCTCTTTGCGATTCTCTGATTACTATCGTGAACAACCAATGTCTACAATAATATTGGTCATTAATTGAGAGTCAAATTAATTGATCTTGAAATTTGGTTCCCATAACTAATAAACACAAACACGTACCGTATACATTGGATGTAAAACAATCCTTCGCACATGTTGATGCAACTTCCTTTCATTATGCATCAAGAGGTTACATCCAAACATAACTGCCTATATTCACGAAACAcaccaaaatttaattttttccaatTATTAACATATACCtatcaaataatatcaataaataataaattaccaTATTGCAAACATAACCCATTGGTCGAAAACCCATACAATCATGTGTGGACAATATTTGACCATTTATCACCACAACAATCCTTCAACAGATCATAATTCAAGTTACTAAAACAGGTAAAAAAcagaaatttaattatacaaaatatcaTTAACTATTATATTGATGACATACCTATAAGGACAATCTACCCGAGTAACCGTCTGGTAAAGCTTAACCACATCAACACGCCCTCCGATACCGCAGTTTCCTTGACTGGCCGCAACCCATGGTACAATTGCCAACAATTCAGCACAATGGACATCATGAACTGGGTTGTCTTTATCAATATTATCAGCCACGTCATGCAAAGTTGGTGACTTTCCATTTCCATCCCCACCAACTTCGGCTTCATTCTCAACTCCACTGTCATCAGAAATATCCACCGCCGTGTTACCTTCATTTGCATGACCTTCATGTTCATGAAGTGCACCAAAATCTTCACCCACATCTGCACCCACATCTTCACCCACTTCATGATCGCTTACGTCTGCATTTATTTCGGTATTGCAATCTGAAGTTTGGCCCTTATCATCACAAACATTATCCTTTTCAACGGGCTGACTTTCATTCCTACTAAAGACCTCATCCTCCAAAATCTTCAATCTTTTCTTTATCTCCATTATTTCAATCTCATTgctgtgaattttttttaaccaaacatcACCCGTATTGGAAACCCCAGGTTCTTGACCACCTTCACTAACGCCTGTAAGATTTAAAGCCACCCTAACAAGTTCATTACTTTGATCTTCCTCGGTCAAAGCCCAGTCGAAAATCAACTGCAATGtaatttaactaataattaaatgaattgtTCTTATATAAAAAACTTCACCAACACAAATAAATCGCTAaggaatgaaaattaaataaaaaaactaaattacatTACGTTCAATGAATAGCCTCTCGATGCTTGAAGTCCTTAACTTCAAACTTGGCCATCGTAAAATTCTGGGGAACACTATGT from Vigna unguiculata cultivar IT97K-499-35 chromosome 8, ASM411807v1, whole genome shotgun sequence encodes:
- the LOC114194800 gene encoding uncharacterized protein LOC114194800, whose translation is MDERPYNDLCCFFSMARKGKKVGKKQDFDEEDRVRLINFVDTKHIVEINNVLTDGHRRRIGVTPFKWCLDLERSVDICSPLLVELLRRWDDGEQSFHIWKHLVPLSVVDVCFSLGLGVVGEEVQFDAYACGLVGSLFCGQRICIKGITNMIRSVIGTEHDDVDTVCRLYILLCFAVLYFPRNSKVICNMPFGILDDIDSLVKFNWGSAVHSFLVNSLSRAYGVHSQKKNDHNITLAGSVVVLQIWAFERLGLGADDRDIVFPRILRWPSLKLRTSSIERLFIERNLIFDWALTEEDQSNELVRVALNLTGVSEGGQEPGVSNTGDVWLKKIHSNEIEIMEIKKRLKILEDEVFSRNESQPVEKDNVCDDKGQTSDCNTEINADVSDHEVGEDVGADVGEDFGALHEHEGHANEGNTAVDISDDSGVENEAEVGGDGNGKSPTLHDVADNIDKDNPVHDVHCAELLAIVPWVAASQGNCGIGGRVDVVKLYQTVTRVDCPYRIVVVINGQILSTHDCMGFRPMGYVCNMAVMFGCNLLMHNERKLHQHVRRIVLHPMYTTLVVHDSNQRIAKRRVWKLSDYNMFFSSNLVSMKEILTAEFLFAPIVHDDHWWCYAVKLDTMEFLVLDSLGHNRKKRTRIDNSVARNMETFLSLLLNCKEDNKPSFEIRHALTPIQPNLHDCGVIVLKFIELWDGTPKFNGNCMPEYTTEDLQQIRQNLICEWILHDDNQNREEVLVYYDLYLRH
- the LOC114194799 gene encoding protein FAR1-RELATED SEQUENCE 5-like, whose product is MWASDVLNPISLEEISLCNNEIEQSEALPHSMPSHTQEDELDDVPTVGMIFETVDKVKDFYKQYAIRCGFGVRVRSLSKGEDNELCFVKLVCSREGKYVSTIPPELKSQPTKTKNCGARITALKKGGQWHIKNVILHHNHDLSPMKSRMMRGNKKLNMQVKRTLDMNDEAGVRINKSFQSLVCDVGGFENLPFVERDVRNYIGRQRRALGKEGDGQALMAHFSHMRQMNDEFYFEIDFDDNNRISNVFWADARSRAACAEFGDVVSFDTTYLTNKYDMPFAPFVGVNHHGQSILLGCGLLSAEDTETFVWLFNCWHNCMSYKSPDGIITDQCRAMQNAIEIVFPNTRHRWCLWHIMKKIPEKLQGYTHYKTIKNKLKTLVYEIVNVHQFETGWQQLINDHELDKNEWLGTLYEERQRWVPCYLKGNFWAGMSTTQRSEGLNAFFDGFINSTTMLQQFVVQYKNALRHKAEKECEADFASLNTTIPCATQSLIERQYQQAYTYSKFAEIQMEFRAKMNCAIKMVDVTPSGCNYVVLQELLWDGKSANKYYDVHYDAKSGIISCSCQLFEFRGIVCRHCFTVLGQEEATTISTKYIIPRWSKLIRRRYTSMRAAYNTHSKDPKMQRYRALCKEFFQIADVACESDAGTEQLFKQLRCGRNPVEFTSCGDGRYVDTRMTSSFPPPDSCQASIVRSPNAVKRKGRPRTLRLKSKVEKITKKKKLVVNMTEIYTNNTPTLNDQVGNDMADVHRHIEWDFNVAVVGDVSFNSTVQSKVGGTTSSNIAD